The stretch of DNA TAAATCTCGCGGCTATAAAGTGATAGTTCAAGTTAATAAGCACTATCCTGGCTGGGGTAAGCAGGCTGGTCTCCAGGCCATTTCCACAGGACAAGGATTTGCGGCTGCTAATTACGTTGTGGTTGTTGATGAGGATATTGATATTTTCAATACGGAGGAAGTTGACTGGGCCATAGCTACTAGAATGGACCCGGCTGAGGACGTAATTCTTTTACCGAAAGTTGGAGTTTATCCTTTGAACCCGGCAGGCTCCGGTCGAACAGATGTAGACCCGGTTTCAGGATATACTGAGTTTACTTATTGCGGGAAGATGGTAATTGATGCTACCAAAAAAATAGCATCCGAAAACCGCCGTCCTACAAGTATCCCAGTTGTTCCAGACCGGGAGGCATTTGAGCAGGTTATAGCTAAATGGAATGACTATGGCCTTGCCAAATGGACTAAAGCGAAAGATATTTATTAAATGTTTAGGGCTTAAATACCTTTTAACTTGAATTGGGAAATATAATATCAAAATGAAAGGGGAGAAAGAAAATGGGTATAGCTAAAAATATTTTGGTTATACCCATTGATTAAAATATGGATAAACACCTATTAACAAAGTTGCAATATTCCGCCCCACCAGAGAGTCAGCTTGTCGAACGGGCAAATTATGAGGTAATCAGGGAGATCCAGAGCCAGGGTTTACGCAGATTAGTTAAACATTGCTGGGAGCATGTTCCTTTTTACCGGAGCCTTTGGGGAAAAATGGGATTATATCCTGAGGATATTCGGGGAATCGAAGACATAGGCAAGTTGCCTGTGATTAATAAGGCGGAAATAGAAAAGGATCTAAAAGAAAATCCCCCTTTTGGCACTTTTCAAGGTGATTTGCCTGCTTGTCGCATTCAAAGCAGCACGGGAACAACGGGCATGCCGAAGCCATTTTTTCAAAGCAAGCATGATTGGGACGTACTCGGTAATCTATGGGCCAGGAGGCTAAATGCTCAAGGGATAACCGCAGAGGATCGGGTGCAGGTCTCTTTGACTTACGCGTTATTTATCCCTGGATTTACTTCCACTGAAGGGATTATGAAATTAGGGGCCATGGTGATCCCGCTTGGCAGCGGGGCAGTAACAAACACTGAGCGGCAAGTTACATTAGCCCGAAATTGGGGAGCCACATGTTTGTTGATGACACCTTCTTTTGCTCTTTATCTTGCCGACGTTGCCGAAAAAATGGGCTACGATTTAAAGAAAGATTTTCAAGTGAAGAGACTTATTCACACCGGTGAACCTTTACCTCCGGCGATGCGGCAGCGGATTGAAGAACGATGGGGTCTTCCCGCATATGACAACTGGGGTAGTGTGGAGACCGGGGCGCCAACCTTTGAATGTGAGCTTAAGAATGGTGTTCATATTAATGAGGATGCTTATTATTTTGAAGTTACTGAGCCGGAAACCGGTAATAGCTTGCCCGATGGCAAAGAAGGATTGCTGACGGTGACAACATTATTTAAGGAATCATCACCCCTTGTAAGGTACAATATCGGTGACTTTACGAAAATAATGCCTGAACCGTGCTCTTGCGGACGGACTTTCCGGCGAATGGCCAGTGTACGGGCCCGCGTTGACGACATGGTCAAGGTGCGCGGCAGCGCAATTTATCCGACATCGGTGGAACCGGTAGTCCGTAAATATAGCGAATTAGGCAGTGAATATCGTTTGGTTGTAGATAATGTTAATAACAGGGACATCATTAAATTACAAGCGGAAATCGTGCGGGAATGCTCTACGGACGAACTTAAAGAAAAAATACTCGATGATGTTAATAAGGTTCTGGGAATTAAGTGCAATGGCGTTGAATTATTGCCGTTCGGTACTCTGGCTCAGGAAGCTTCGGCAGCTGGCAGAATTAAATTCAAAAGGCTTCTTGATTTGCGCAATAAATAAACTGGCAACTCAGAAGATTTAATTTAAAATGTGTTAAATGAGTGTTGGAGAAGGGCTCACCAACGGCAAAATGCTGAGCCCTTTTCCACACTCGTTATCAAACATCTATTAAATTTAACATGACTATGTAGAATCTTGCAAGGGCTTTTTATTTGTTTTTTAGCCTTTGAGATGAAAATATCTTTGGATCCTTCCGCAAACACATCTATAACGGTTAGTTCAGAGAATAACAATAATTATAATGAGGTGAAAATATAAATGAATTCTATCAGTTCAGTTACTGAGAAATCAGGTTTGCAAAAACCACTTTTAGCTGGTGCCAGAAAACCAGTTTGGTTATTATTTGCGGTAATTTTTGCTTCTGTAATTATGCTCTTACCAACTCCTGTCGGACTTACTTTATATGGCAAGGCTTCATTGGCAGTCTTTTTACTTATTGCCATGATATGGGCGTCCGAGGCAGTTACATTTGATATTACGGGTCCCCTATTAATTACTTTAGTTACCCTGGTTACCTGGGGAGTAGGTGGTATGACAAGCTCCAACGCTATGAAGTTTGCGCTGTCGGGTCTCAGTGATTCTGCAGTCTGGTTGATTTTTGGAGTATTTATTCTCTCTACAGCAGCCATCGAAACCAATTTAGCGTATCGTTTGGCTTATTTTATAGTTGCCCGGGCTGGAGCTAAGCCCCGCATATTGACTTTAGCTTATATGCTATTAGAGTATCCATTATCTTTGTTAATGCCGAGCATTACAGCTCGAGCTGGTTTTATGGAGCCTATTTGCCGGGCTACAGTTATCTCAACAGGAGCATTACCAGTTGAGGAATCCCTTAAACTTGGCCAGCAACCAAGCAAGTTTGCAAAATTAATTTATTTATCTAACCTATATGCTATATTACTTAGTGGTATTTCTTTTTTAACGGCAGCTACAACATGGCCTTTTGTAGCTGCCTTATTAAAAAAATTAACTGGTTTCGACTTAACTTGGGGGTACTCTGTAATATTGTTTTTACCAACAGCTTTAATTTTAACTATTATAGCTTGGTTTTATTTGAATTGGTTTTTTCAACCGGAATTCGATATAGCAACTGGCGGTCAGCAAAAGGCGCAAGATGAATTGCAAAGATTAGGCCCAATGTCAATTCGTGAAAAACAAACATTATTTATTATTTCTATAGCTATTATTTTATGGGCTACCGACTTTATACACCATTTAGGGCCTACGGTGATAGCTTTAGGAGTCGGCTGGTTTTTATGGTTATTTGGCATTGTGACCTGGCAACAGGTTAGCCGCAACACCCCTTGGGGTTTATTAGTGGTTCTAGGCTCAGCACTGGCATTTGGAAACTTAGTGGAGCAAAGCGGCGCCATGGCATGGATCGGCGGAGTCGTACTAAACTTAACCAATGCTATGCCAATATTACTGATATTTACTATACTTGTTTTCGTAAGCACTATTGTAAGATCAATGGAAGCCTCTGGTATAGCTTTAATCGTGCCCATTGCCCCGATAATTGTTGCCGCCGCCAAAGGATGGAATATTCCCGGCGCAGAAACTGTATTGCTGATGGTTATTGGTACAGTCGGTCATGCCGC from Pelotomaculum isophthalicicum JI encodes:
- a CDS encoding SLC13 family permease; its protein translation is MNSISSVTEKSGLQKPLLAGARKPVWLLFAVIFASVIMLLPTPVGLTLYGKASLAVFLLIAMIWASEAVTFDITGPLLITLVTLVTWGVGGMTSSNAMKFALSGLSDSAVWLIFGVFILSTAAIETNLAYRLAYFIVARAGAKPRILTLAYMLLEYPLSLLMPSITARAGFMEPICRATVISTGALPVEESLKLGQQPSKFAKLIYLSNLYAILLSGISFLTAATTWPFVAALLKKLTGFDLTWGYSVILFLPTALILTIIAWFYLNWFFQPEFDIATGGQQKAQDELQRLGPMSIREKQTLFIISIAIILWATDFIHHLGPTVIALGVGWFLWLFGIVTWQQVSRNTPWGLLVVLGSALAFGNLVEQSGAMAWIGGVVLNLTNAMPILLIFTILVFVSTIVRSMEASGIALIVPIAPIIVAAAKGWNIPGAETVLLMVIGTVGHAAYLLPMQMTSNMVMYSSGYFEVKDMLKSGWAFVLIYLLFWIITAYTYWKWLGLW
- a CDS encoding phenylacetate--CoA ligase family protein; this encodes MGLYPEDIRGIEDIGKLPVINKAEIEKDLKENPPFGTFQGDLPACRIQSSTGTTGMPKPFFQSKHDWDVLGNLWARRLNAQGITAEDRVQVSLTYALFIPGFTSTEGIMKLGAMVIPLGSGAVTNTERQVTLARNWGATCLLMTPSFALYLADVAEKMGYDLKKDFQVKRLIHTGEPLPPAMRQRIEERWGLPAYDNWGSVETGAPTFECELKNGVHINEDAYYFEVTEPETGNSLPDGKEGLLTVTTLFKESSPLVRYNIGDFTKIMPEPCSCGRTFRRMASVRARVDDMVKVRGSAIYPTSVEPVVRKYSELGSEYRLVVDNVNNRDIIKLQAEIVRECSTDELKEKILDDVNKVLGIKCNGVELLPFGTLAQEASAAGRIKFKRLLDLRNK